The genomic interval ATGTCCATCCTCTCGAACGACGTGAACCGCCTGGAGCGCTTCCTGAACGACGGGATGAACTCGGCGTTCCGGCTGTCCGTGATGGTGTTCGCGGTCGGCTGCGTCCTCTTCTACCTGAACTGGAAGCTCGCCATCATCACGATGCTCCCGGTGCCGATTATCGCGTGGTTCACGTACCGGTTCGTGAAGAAGATTCAGCCGGAGTACGCGGATGTGCGTTCCTCGGTCGGGAAGATGAACTCGCGGCTGGAGAACAACCTCGGCGGCATCCAGGTCATCAAGACGAGCAACACCGAGGACTACGAGGGCGAGCGCGTGGAGGACGTCAGCCAGGGGTACTTCGACGCGAACTGGGGGGCGATTACCATCCGCATCAAGTTCTTCCCGGCGCTCCGCGTCATCGCGGGCATCGGGTTCGTCCTGACGTTCCTCGTCGGCGGGTACTGGGCGGCGGTCGGCGCGCCGTTCGGCCTCGCGGGAACGCTCACCATCGGCCAGTTCGTGGTGTTCATCCAGCTCAGCCAGCAGTTCATCTGGCCGATGGCGCAGTTCGGGCAGATTATCAACATGTACCAGCGGGCGCGCGCGTCCAGCGAGCGCATCTTCGGGCTGATGGACGAGCCGTCCCGCATCGAGGAAGACCCGAACGCTGAGGAACTCGACGTGACCGATGGCGAGGTCGTCTACGAGGACGTGACGTTCGGCTACGACGACGAACCCATCATCGAGGACGTGTCCTTCGACGTGGACGGCGGCGACACGCTCGCGCTCGTCGGGCCGACGGGCGCGGGGAAGTCCACGGTGCTGAAACTCCTCCTGCGGATGTACGACCCCGACGAGGGCCGCATCGAAATCGACGGTCAGGACATCCGGAACGTCACCCTGCCGTCGATTCGGCGCTCCATCGGGTACGTGAGCCAGGACACCTTCCTGTTCTACGGGACGGTGGAGGAGAACATCCGGTACGGGTCGTTCGACGCCAGCCAGGAGGAGGTCGTGGAGGCCGCGAAGGCCGCGGAAGCCCACGAGTTCATCACGAACCTCCCGGACGGCTACGAGACGAAGGTCGGGGAGCGCGGCGTGAAGCTCTCCGGCGGCCAGCGCCAGCGCATCGACATCGCGCGCGCCATCCTCAAAGACCCGGACATCATGATTCTGGACGAGGCGACGAGCGACGTGGACACGGAGACGGAGATGCTCATCCAGCGCAGTCTGGACGAACTCACCGAGAACCGCACCACGTTCAGCATCGCCCACCGGCTCTCCACCATCAAGGACGCAGACCAGATTGTCGTCCTCGAAGACGGGAAGATAGTGGAGCGCGGCACGCACGAAGACCTGCTCGCGGAGGACGGCCTGTACGCGAACCTCTGGGGCGTGCAGGCGGGCGAAATCGACGAACTCCCGGACGAGTTCATCGAGCGCGCCGCGGAACGCACGAGCCAGGTGGACGTGGACGAGGACGCGGAGACGACCGCGCAGGACGACGACTGACCGCCGAGGCGGCCACTAACTGTTTTCCGTCGGCGTTCCACGCCCCGAGTATGGAGGTCGGTTTCTTCGCCGCGCACGAGCAGTACGCGCCGAGCACGCTCCTCGACCACGCGGAACTCGCGGAGGACGCGGGGTTCGATTCGGTGTGGACGAGCGACCACTTCCATCCGTGGTGGCACACGGGCGCGCACTGCGGGGCGGCGTGGCCGTGGCTCGGCGCGGCGCTCGAACGCACGGACTCGGTGCGGATGGGGACGGGCGTGACGCCCCCGGTGGGGCGCTACCATCCGGGCTTGCTCGCGCAGTTCGCGGCGACGCTCGGGTCGATGTATCCGGGGCGCGCGCACCTGACGCTCGCGACCGGGGAGGCGATGAACGAGCGCCCGCTGGGGTTCGAGTGGCCGGACTACCCGGAACGTCGCGCGCGCCTCGTGGACGCCTGCCGCATCTATCGGGAACTGATGACCGGCGAGTTCGTGGACTACGACGGCCACTACTGGAATCTGGACGACGCGAAACTCTACACGCGGCCCGACGAGGACGTGCCGCTGTACGTCGCGGGAAACGGCGTGCACTCCGCGGAGGTCGCGGGCCGGTACGCGGACGGCTTCCTCACGCTCGCGCCGATCGAGACGTACGAGACGGAGCTCGTGCCCGCGCTCGAAGCCGGCGCGGCGGAAGCCGGACGAGACCCGAGCGAGGTCAAGCGAATCCGGCAAGCGGGCGTCTCGTACGCCGACGAGTACGCGGACGCGCTCGACGCGGTGGAGTTCTGGACGGGGTCGATGGCGGTCGGGTTCGACGAGGCCGTGGCCGACCCCCGCGAAATCGAGTCACGGGGTCGGGAGATACCGCGAGCGGAGTGGAGCGAGTGGGGGCTCGTCACGGACGACGTTACGGAGGTGCGGGAGTTGCTCGCGCGCCACGAGGACGCGGGGTTCGACGAGGTGGAACTCCTCTCCAGCAGTCCGAATCAGGAAGGGTTCGTCGCGGCGATGGCGGACGACGTGCTCTAGGGCGACCAGCCGCAGACCGTGCAGGTGGTGGCGTCGTCGTCGTGGAGTCCGCCGCAGTCGGGACACTGTTTCTTGTTATAGCTTCGGTCCCACGTCGCGGGCGACGTGTCGTGACCGCGTGCTTCGAGGAACTCGTCGAGGACGCCGTCGGTGGACTCCTGTGCGCTCGACATTACATGCCATGGTATGACACACCACGACTTAAGCGTATCGGGCGGACAGACGGCAGGTATCGAACCGGGAAAACGAGCGGGTGCGGGCTAGATGCTGTCGATGACGCCGCCGATAGCCCCGAAGACGAGCGGGTAGACGAGGCCGGCGAGGAGGACGGCTGCGGAGAGCTCCGGCGCGAGGGCCGCGGTCGTACCGAGCGCGGAGACGGTGTACTCGAAGACGAACACGCCGGCGACGGCGAGCACGAGGTACCCGCCGGCGATACCCGCGCCGACGCCCGCGGCCTGCGCGCCGCTGAGGGTCGCGCGAACGCGGCGCGCGGCGAGGAAGCCCGCGAGCACGAGGACGAGCGCGGGCACGACGTAGTAGACGAGTTTCGGGACGGTGCTGGTGAGCGCGGAGATGGCGTCGGTGAGGCCGCCCGCGGCCGCGCTCTCCAGGTAGTTCCCGGACGCGCTCTCACCGCCGACGCTGACTGCCACCTCCACGTTGTGGGCGTTGTAGAACACCCAGCCGGCGACCTGCCAGCCGGGAATGTCGCCGCTGGACTCGACGCCGTCCACGAGCATGAACGCGTAGACGAGGACGTAGTTCAGGACGTACGCGGCCGCACCGATGGCGGCGCTGACGGGGAGGGCTGACGGAACCGGACTACCGGAACCGGACTGGCGATTCGTTGCCATACCTGAGTCCGGGACGCCCGCACACATAAAATCTCGCACCCGGCCGGCCGTGAAAAAGACGGTTCGCGGGCGTTAGAGGTCGTAGAGGTCGCGGAACTTGGACTCGGCGTAGTCGAGGAAGTAGTCGGCCGTGTAGGGTTCGCCGGTCGCTTCCTCGACGAGGTCGGGCGTCGTGTAGCGCTTGCCGTGCTGGTGGACGTTCTCGCCGAGCCAGTCGTGGAGCGCGTCGAAGTCGCCGGCGGCTACCTTCGCGTCGAGGTCGTCGATGTCCTCGTCGGCGCTCGCGTAGAGCTGGGCGGCGAGCACGCTCCCGAGCGAGTACGTCGGGAAGTACCCGAAGTTGCCGTGACTCCAGTGGATGTCCTGCAGGCAGCCCTCCGCGTCCGTGTCGGGCGTGACGCCGAGGTACTCCTCCATCTTCTCGTTCCAGACCTCGGGTACGTCTTCGACGTCGAGGTCGCCGCTGATAAGGTCGCGTTCGATTTCGAACCGGAGGATGATGTGCATGTGGTAGGTGAGTTCGTCCGCCTCCACGCGGATGCGGTTCTCCGGATAGATCTGGTTCGCGGCCTCGTACACGTCCTCGACAGTCGCGTCGTCAATGCCGTCGAAGTGCTCCTTGAGGTCGTCGAGCACGAGGTCGTAGAACGCGCGACTGCGCCCGATGTGGTTCTCCCAGAGCCGGCTCTGGGACTCGTGGACGGTGAGGTCGCGGGACTCCCCGAGTGGATTCCCGTACTCATCCTGGGGGACGCCGAGGTTGTACTGGGCGTGGCCGTACTCGTGAACGGTGCTCATCAGCGCGCCGAGGGGGTCGGACTCGTCGAAGCGCGTCGTGATGCGGGTGTCGAACTGGTTGCCGGACGTGAAGGGGTGACTGGAGGTGTCGAGGCGGCCGCGTTCGAAGTCGTAGTCCACCTTCGCCAGCACGTCCCGGCTGAGCGCCTCCTGGGCGTCCTCGGGGTAGGTGCCGTCGAAGGGCTGGGCGAGGTCGGCGTCCGCGTCGTTCAGTTCGTCGATGAGCGGGACGAGTTCGTCGCGCAGGCGGGTGAGCACGCGCTCCGCGGTGTCGAGGTCGAGGTAGGGTTCGTAGTCCGCGAACAAGACCTCGTAGGGGTCGGCGTCGGGGTCGATGTGTTCCGCGTACTCGCGCTTAAGTTCCACGAGGTCTTCGAGGTAGGGCGCGAACGCAGAGAAGTCGTCCTCGGCCTTCGCGTCCTCCCACACCTGCAACGCCTCGCTCGACGTCTCCGAGATCTCCTCGACGAGTTCGACGGGCACGGCGTCCGCGCGCTCGTACTGGCGTCGAATCTCGCGGACGACCGCTTCCTGTTCGGGGGTGAGGTCGGCGTCGTCGAGTTCGTCCAGCCACTCGCCCACGTCGTCGTCCGTCAGGAGTTCGTGGTGGATGGCCGACAGCGCCGAGAGCTGTTTCGAGCGGGCGGGCGCGCCGCCCGCCGGCATCATCACCTGCTGGTCCCACGAGAGCACGCCGGACGCGCCGCCGACGTACGTGAGGCGTTCGTACTGGTCGAGCAGTTCCTCGTACGCGGCAGGAGCGTCAGTCTCCTCTGCGGTTGCCATGTGAAAGAGTCACTCGTGGGGACGTATCAATCCTCCCGAACCGGCCAAGCGTTCGCCAGCCCGCGGTAGGTCTCGTAGCAGACGTCGAGGGTGTCGAGGGAGACGCTCTCCGTCTTCGTGTGGGCTTCGCCGGGTTCGCTCGCGCCGCAGACGACGCACGCGGTTCCCTCGTCGGCGAGCCAGCCGGCGTCGGTGGCGTGCGGTTTCACGACGTGCCTGGGCGCGCCGGACTGGGCGTCGGCGGCGGCGTCGAGCACGGCGTCCGCGAACGCGTCGCTCGTGCACTCCATCGGCGGGAGGTCCTGGTCGACGCTCCACGAGACGCCGGGGACGCTGGTGACGCGGTCGAGGTCGGCGCGCTCGCCGGGGACGGTGCGTTCGTCCACGGTGACCTCGCAGGTGTCGGGGATGACGTTCCACGCGCTCCCGCCGTCGATGCCGGTGACGGCGACGCTCCCCTCGACGCGCTCGCCCATCACCTCGACCGCGGGGAAGTCGAGTTCGCGCACCACGTCCACGGCGTCGCTCGCGCGGTAGATGGCGTTCTCGCCGGACGCGGGTTCGCTCGCGTGCGCGGCGACGCCCTGCGCGTAGATGGTGCTGCCGCGGCGGCCCTTGTGCGCGACGACCACGTCGGTGACGCCGTCCGTGGTGTAGCTCGTGGAACCCTCCGCGACGACGGCGTAGTCGGGGGCGTCGTGGCGTTCGAGGTGGTGCCGGACGCCGATGCCGCCCTGTTCTTCGCCGACGAACGAGCAGAAGACGAGTTCGCAGTCGGGGTCGGCGTCCCGGAACGCGACCATCGCCGCGGCGACAGCGCCCTTCATGTCCGCCGCGCCCCGGCCGTACAGCCGGCCGTCCTCCTCGTACACGACGTACTCGCCGTCATCGACCTGTTCGTCCGCGGGCGGCACCACGTCGTGGTGACCGACGAGCGCGACGGAGTCACCGGAACCCTTTCGCGCGATAATATTTCCGCCGTTCGGGGCGTCGTCCCGGAGTACGTCGGCGTCCGTGTGCTCGCGGAGCCAGTCCTCGATTTCGTCGCCGGCGGCGGTCTCGTCCTCGTGGCTCGGCGTCTCGACGAGCCGTCGCGCCAGCGCGTGTACGTCGTCCATACTCGTGGGTGGGTGCGCGGGGGGAAAAGCTGGCCGGGTGCGGGACGCCGGCTGACCGGGCGCGACACGACGAGGCGGCGCGTGTCGGCGGCGACGAACACCCTTATCAGCGGCCCGCAGGTATGTGGGGGTATGAAATTAGTGCCGGACACGAGCGTCGTTATCGACGGCCGCGTGAGCGCGGGCGTCGAGTCCGGCGAGTACGCTGACGCGACGGTTATCGTCCCCGAAGCGGTCGTGGGCGAAATCGAGGCGCAGGCCAACAGCGGCCGGAGCACCGGCTGGGACGGCCTCTCGGAGCTTCAGCGACTCGCGGACCTCGCGGACGACGGCGACATCGACCTGCAGTACGTGGGCGACCGGGCGACCGAGGAGGACATCAAGCGCGCCGCGGCGGGCGCTATCGACGCCATCATTCGGGACGTGGCGGTGGAGCACGACGCGACGTTCGTCACGAGCGACATCGTGCAGTCCGAGGTGGCGAAGGCGAAGGGCCTCGACGTGCAGTACCTCGAACCGCTCGACGAGGAGGCGGGCGCGCTCGACATCGAGCAGTACTTCGACGAGTCCACGATGAGCGTCCACCTGAAGGCGGGCGTGGTGCCGATGGCGAAGCGCGGCGACGTGGGCGACATCACGTACCAGGAGATCGGCTCCACGAAGCTCGACGTTGACACGCTGAAGGAGTACGCGAACGAGATCGTGGACACCGCAAAGCGCACGGACGAGGGGTTCGTGGAGCTCTCCGAGGAGGGGATGACCATCGCCCAGATTCGGGACATGCGTATCGCCATCGCGCGCCCGCCGTTCAGCGACGGGTTCGAGATTACGGCGGTGCGTCCCATCGTGAAGACGACGATGGAGGAGTACGAGTTCGCGGGCGAACTCAAGGAGCGGATGCTCGAACGCGACCGCGGCATCCTCATCGCCGGGTCGCCGGGCGCGGGGAAGTCCACGTTCGGGCAGGCGGTCGCCGAGTTCCTGGACGACAACGGCTACGTCGTGAAGACGATGGAGAAACCGCGCGACCTCCAGGTCGGCGACGAAATCACGCAGTACACGGAGCTCGGCGGGTCGATGGAGAACACCGCGGACTCCCTGCTGATGGTGCGGCCGGACTACACCATCTACGACGAGGTGCGGAAGACGGACGACTTCGAGGTGTTCGCGGACATGCGGCTCGCGGGCGTCGGGATGGTCGGCGTCGTGCACGCGACGCGCCCCATCGACGCGCTCCAGCGGCTCGTCGGGCGCGTGGAACTCGGGATGATTCCGCAGATCGTGGACACGGTCGTGTTCATCGAGGCGGGCGACGTGGACACCGTCTACGACGTGAGCACGGAGGTGAAGGTGCCCGAGGGCTTGATGGAAGAAGACCTCGCGCGGCCCGTGATTCAGGTGTCGGACTTCGAGACGGGTCGGCCGGCGTACGAGATTTACACGTTCAACCGCCAGGTCGTCACCGTCCCCCTCGACGAGGCGGGCGGCAGTTCGGAGTCCGGCGTCGGGAACCTCGCGAAGCAGGAGATAAAGCGCGAGATTCAGTCCGCGACCCGCGGCCCCGTGGAGGTCGAACTCCGCGGGCAGAACACCGCCGTGGTGTACGTCTCCGATGACGAGATCAGTCACGTCATCGGGAAGGGCGGCGGCCGCATCAGCGAAATCGAGGAGCGCCTCGGCATCAGTATCGACGTGCGGACGCTGGACGAACTCCCGGACACGCCGACCGCGTCCGGTGCGGACGGGTCGGGCAGCGCGGAGCCGCAGGGCGAGGTCGTGACGCCCGACATCACCTCCCGGCACATCAACATCCCCGTGGAGAGCGCGAGTCCGGGCGACACGGTGGAGGTGCAGGCGGACGGCGACTACCTGTTCACCGCGACGGTCGGGCGCGGCGGCGACATCCAGGTCTCGCGGGGGAGCGCCATCGCGGAGGAACTCGAACGCGCCATCGACCGCCAGGAGCGCATCACGGTCGTCGCCAACGACTAATTCGACGGTGCTAACACCGAGTGGTCAGAAGTGGAGGCTATGACTATCGGCCGCGGCGGGACGGAGGTGCGTACTCGTGGTTGACGTGTCCCTGGACGGCGTGACGAAGGCGTTCGGCGCGACGACGGCGCTGGACGACGTGTCCCTCGACGTCCGGGACGGCGAGTTCTTCACGCTCGTCGGCCCCTCCGGCTGCGGGAAGACGACGACACTCCGCGCCGTCGCCGGGTTCGAAGAACCGACCGCGGGCGCGGTTCGGTTCGACGGCGAGAACGTTACTGGGGTTCCCGTGGACGAGCGCGACGTGGGCATCGTCTTCCAGAACTACGCGCTCTTCCCGCACATGACGGTCGGGGAGAACGTCGCGTACGGCCTCCGCTTCCGGGACGCGCCCGGCGGCGCGAGCAGGGACGAACGCGTCGCGGAACTGCTCGACCTCGTCGACCTCTCCGGGTTCGAGGAGCGCGACCCCGCGGAACTCTCGGGCGGCCAGCAACAGCGGGTCGCGCTCGCCCGCGCGCTCGCGCCCGGCCCGAGCCTCCTCCTGCTGGACGAGCCGATGAGCGCGCTCGACGCGCGGTTGCGGGAAACGCTACGCCGGCACGTCAAGCGCATCCAGCGCGACCTCGGCATCACAACCATCTACGTCACCCACGACCAGGAGGAGGCGTTGAGCATCTCCGACCGCCTCGCCGTGATGAACGACGGCCGCGTCGAGCAGGTCGGCACGCCACAGGCGGTGTACCGCGCCCCCGAAAGCCGGTTCGTCGCGGAGTTCGTCGGCGACAACAACGTCCTCGACGGCACGGTCACCGGCCGCGAGGGCGGCGTCGCGACGGTGGACGTGGACGGGGAGACGCTCCGCCTCGCGACCCCGGACGGGAGCGCGGGCGACCGCGTGACGTTCTGCGTGCGCCCCGAACGACTCATCCGGGACGCGGCGTCGAACCGCCTCGACATCGACGTGGACACCGCCGAGTTCCTCGGGGAGACGACGAGAGTGTACGGGACGTGGAACGACCGGCAGGTCGTCGTGCGCCTCGACGACGTGCCCGAAACGGACACGCTCACGCTCGGGTTCGCGCCCGAGGACGCCACCGTCCTATGATTACGCTCACGTCCGACTTCGGCACGCCCTATCCCGCGGCGATGAAGGGCG from Salarchaeum japonicum carries:
- a CDS encoding ABC transporter ATP-binding protein, producing MSTLDDDDPFEDVRADSSNAMRRLFDEYGRENRFAFVVGVVASLFARVLDLVPALMLGYAIDSILYDSYPFLGFLPAGLQPAGDVNQLLVASGIIAFAFFGGAGFHWFRNWGFNSFSQHIQHAVRTDTYDKMQRLNMDFFATKQTGEMMSILSNDVNRLERFLNDGMNSAFRLSVMVFAVGCVLFYLNWKLAIITMLPVPIIAWFTYRFVKKIQPEYADVRSSVGKMNSRLENNLGGIQVIKTSNTEDYEGERVEDVSQGYFDANWGAITIRIKFFPALRVIAGIGFVLTFLVGGYWAAVGAPFGLAGTLTIGQFVVFIQLSQQFIWPMAQFGQIINMYQRARASSERIFGLMDEPSRIEEDPNAEELDVTDGEVVYEDVTFGYDDEPIIEDVSFDVDGGDTLALVGPTGAGKSTVLKLLLRMYDPDEGRIEIDGQDIRNVTLPSIRRSIGYVSQDTFLFYGTVEENIRYGSFDASQEEVVEAAKAAEAHEFITNLPDGYETKVGERGVKLSGGQRQRIDIARAILKDPDIMILDEATSDVDTETEMLIQRSLDELTENRTTFSIAHRLSTIKDADQIVVLEDGKIVERGTHEDLLAEDGLYANLWGVQAGEIDELPDEFIERAAERTSQVDVDEDAETTAQDDD
- a CDS encoding TIGR03557 family F420-dependent LLM class oxidoreductase translates to MEVGFFAAHEQYAPSTLLDHAELAEDAGFDSVWTSDHFHPWWHTGAHCGAAWPWLGAALERTDSVRMGTGVTPPVGRYHPGLLAQFAATLGSMYPGRAHLTLATGEAMNERPLGFEWPDYPERRARLVDACRIYRELMTGEFVDYDGHYWNLDDAKLYTRPDEDVPLYVAGNGVHSAEVAGRYADGFLTLAPIETYETELVPALEAGAAEAGRDPSEVKRIRQAGVSYADEYADALDAVEFWTGSMAVGFDEAVADPREIESRGREIPRAEWSEWGLVTDDVTEVRELLARHEDAGFDEVELLSSSPNQEGFVAAMADDVL
- a CDS encoding HVO_0416 family zinc finger protein, yielding MSSAQESTDGVLDEFLEARGHDTSPATWDRSYNKKQCPDCGGLHDDDATTCTVCGWSP
- a CDS encoding carboxypeptidase M32; this encodes MATAEETDAPAAYEELLDQYERLTYVGGASGVLSWDQQVMMPAGGAPARSKQLSALSAIHHELLTDDDVGEWLDELDDADLTPEQEAVVREIRRQYERADAVPVELVEEISETSSEALQVWEDAKAEDDFSAFAPYLEDLVELKREYAEHIDPDADPYEVLFADYEPYLDLDTAERVLTRLRDELVPLIDELNDADADLAQPFDGTYPEDAQEALSRDVLAKVDYDFERGRLDTSSHPFTSGNQFDTRITTRFDESDPLGALMSTVHEYGHAQYNLGVPQDEYGNPLGESRDLTVHESQSRLWENHIGRSRAFYDLVLDDLKEHFDGIDDATVEDVYEAANQIYPENRIRVEADELTYHMHIILRFEIERDLISGDLDVEDVPEVWNEKMEEYLGVTPDTDAEGCLQDIHWSHGNFGYFPTYSLGSVLAAQLYASADEDIDDLDAKVAAGDFDALHDWLGENVHQHGKRYTTPDLVEEATGEPYTADYFLDYAESKFRDLYDL
- a CDS encoding M20 family metallopeptidase → MDDVHALARRLVETPSHEDETAAGDEIEDWLREHTDADVLRDDAPNGGNIIARKGSGDSVALVGHHDVVPPADEQVDDGEYVVYEEDGRLYGRGAADMKGAVAAAMVAFRDADPDCELVFCSFVGEEQGGIGVRHHLERHDAPDYAVVAEGSTSYTTDGVTDVVVAHKGRRGSTIYAQGVAAHASEPASGENAIYRASDAVDVVRELDFPAVEVMGERVEGSVAVTGIDGGSAWNVIPDTCEVTVDERTVPGERADLDRVTSVPGVSWSVDQDLPPMECTSDAFADAVLDAAADAQSGAPRHVVKPHATDAGWLADEGTACVVCGASEPGEAHTKTESVSLDTLDVCYETYRGLANAWPVRED
- a CDS encoding PINc/VapC family ATPase — translated: MKLVPDTSVVIDGRVSAGVESGEYADATVIVPEAVVGEIEAQANSGRSTGWDGLSELQRLADLADDGDIDLQYVGDRATEEDIKRAAAGAIDAIIRDVAVEHDATFVTSDIVQSEVAKAKGLDVQYLEPLDEEAGALDIEQYFDESTMSVHLKAGVVPMAKRGDVGDITYQEIGSTKLDVDTLKEYANEIVDTAKRTDEGFVELSEEGMTIAQIRDMRIAIARPPFSDGFEITAVRPIVKTTMEEYEFAGELKERMLERDRGILIAGSPGAGKSTFGQAVAEFLDDNGYVVKTMEKPRDLQVGDEITQYTELGGSMENTADSLLMVRPDYTIYDEVRKTDDFEVFADMRLAGVGMVGVVHATRPIDALQRLVGRVELGMIPQIVDTVVFIEAGDVDTVYDVSTEVKVPEGLMEEDLARPVIQVSDFETGRPAYEIYTFNRQVVTVPLDEAGGSSESGVGNLAKQEIKREIQSATRGPVEVELRGQNTAVVYVSDDEISHVIGKGGGRISEIEERLGISIDVRTLDELPDTPTASGADGSGSAEPQGEVVTPDITSRHINIPVESASPGDTVEVQADGDYLFTATVGRGGDIQVSRGSAIAEELERAIDRQERITVVAND
- a CDS encoding ABC transporter ATP-binding protein, encoding MVDVSLDGVTKAFGATTALDDVSLDVRDGEFFTLVGPSGCGKTTTLRAVAGFEEPTAGAVRFDGENVTGVPVDERDVGIVFQNYALFPHMTVGENVAYGLRFRDAPGGASRDERVAELLDLVDLSGFEERDPAELSGGQQQRVALARALAPGPSLLLLDEPMSALDARLRETLRRHVKRIQRDLGITTIYVTHDQEEALSISDRLAVMNDGRVEQVGTPQAVYRAPESRFVAEFVGDNNVLDGTVTGREGGVATVDVDGETLRLATPDGSAGDRVTFCVRPERLIRDAASNRLDIDVDTAEFLGETTRVYGTWNDRQVVVRLDDVPETDTLTLGFAPEDATVL